The region TTGACAGTATCCACAGAAGATTCAACGCCGTGTGGGTCACGGATCGTTTCGCCCAGCATCTGGTAGCCGCCACAAATACCAATTACAGCCGAACCGTTCTCAAAAGCCTCAACTACGGCCCGAGACAACCCCTGTTGTGCCATCCACAGCAGGTCGGGAATGGTCGTTTTGCTACCCGGCAAAATAACCAGATCGGGCCTACCCAAGTGGTCTCCGCACGACACATAGCGCAAAGAAATACCCGGTTCGTAGGCCAGTGGGTCAAAATCGTCAAAATTGGAGATATGGGGCAACTGCACCACAGCGACATCGAGAACAGGGGCAATATCCGAGGCAGGCCGTACCATATCCAAGGCGACAGAATCTTCCTCGGGAATGTGAATATCGCAAAAATGGGGCACAACGCCAACCACGGGTTTGCCGGTATAGCCCTCCAACCACGTCAAGCCATCGTTTAGCAAGGAAATATCGCCGCGAAACTTGTTGATAATCAAGCCTTTGACCGCCTCGCGTTCCGGCTTATCCAGCAATTGGAGTGTACCAACCAACGAGGCAAACACGCCGCCCCGGTCAATATCGCCGCAAAGAAGCACTGGTGCATCGGCATAGAGGGCAACGCGCATATTGACAATTTCCGTGGCCTTCAGATTAATTTCAGCGGGGCTGCCCGCCCCTTCTATCACCACCGCGTCGTACTGCCGGCGCAGCGTGTCCAACGACTGTGTCACAGCCCCCCACAACGTAGATTTGAGATCGTAGTAATCCCTCGCACGGGCGCGGGTAATCGGGCGCCCCATCA is a window of Gemmatimonadota bacterium DNA encoding:
- a CDS encoding cobyric acid synthase; the protein is ASACHCTVTRGESGRAQVVQAEAAGVEARVEMNPVLLKPEADNCAQVVMMGRPITRARARDYYDLKSTLWGAVTQSLDTLRRQYDAVVIEGAGSPAEINLKATEIVNMRVALYADAPVLLCGDIDRGGVFASLVGTLQLLDKPEREAVKGLIINKFRGDISLLNDGLTWLEGYTGKPVVGVVPHFCDIHIPEEDSVALDMVRPASDIAPVLDVAVVQLPHISNFDDFDPLAYEPGISLRYVSCGDHLGRPDLVILPGSKTTIPDLLWMAQQGLSRAVVEAFENGSAVIGICGGYQMLGETIRDPHGVESSVDTVNGLGLLPLVTTFANSKETHRVQAKVRAEATAVDGLLSGVADELVTGYEIHMGHTVGKGVVPIFAIDRVNAQVTQTVLDGAMDSTGRVMGTYIHGLFHNAGVRRAILQALARLKRVTLPIGVDVVRDREYDRLADWVRNSLRMDLVYQMMDVSINE